From a region of the Gloeocapsa sp. PCC 73106 genome:
- a CDS encoding EAL domain-containing protein, whose amino-acid sequence MVEENIEFPDRQNQFYVIGIGASAGGMHAIQEFLTDLYPDIQAAFVIVQHLSPNFKHLMTEVLQRSTSIPVYEVTQGMSISPNTIYLIPPGKSLTIEDNHLYILDVAATGIKYPINILFQSMAIQYKEKSVGILFSGTGRDGTEGLSAIGLVGGLALIQSLETAEFTDMPENALKTGLVDEILSPAELAQTIFDLVNIGYSRSGNDSLNPNWIDPNHFQQVLKLLSRKEKTDFTYYKTPTLIRRIYHRCIITNSKDLDNYIALLNASATERQNLRHYLLIGATRFFRDEKAWEFLETTVIPELIAQVESEKQLRIWVTACSTGEEAYSMAIIIDEVIKKLNKSINVKIFATDIDSDYLEIAMKGIYPESINLNISPERLSNYFTKKDNCYIVKRELRKKLIFALHDLSKNPGFSHMNLISCRNVLIYMQPQLQEQVLQLLDFSLNQAGILFLGSAEVLGEFNQNYQILDRRWKIYQKNQKSQSTSLSTEIPLPTRPIIVASKLNKKSVQQERLINQVFNLYFQDRLATIILVNQKHKLEQVLLNTANLLIFPIGTIDIEITSMVKPTLQLPLISALNRAKTNSIVQYHNIVLSEQEHELNLNLKIFHDNTKTNNLYLIIIEVESTRDNLLPEVINFSAQTEASEYIQFLERELRESKEILQATIEELEAINQEQQATNEELLASNEEQQATNEELQSANEELYTINNEYQLKIEELIELNNDVDNLLKSINIGVIFLDKNLNIRKFNRAVKRIINLRITDIGRPISELSLNLDCPNFLELLQQQLGTEESFEQEVINEITKDTFLFRLSSYAKDNNIIEGVVLTFVNINQLKAIQKTLHYQALHDSLTKLPNRGFLLEMLNKAIVAKDNQSSIFLAILYIDLDSFKEINDSLGHKIGDMVLIKFSKEIQKSLRNNDTLSRVGGDEFVILVDEISDEQEAYAMTERIYQSLSNKWEISSHNISISASIGIAFYHHEDKFKNSPDILIDNADIAMYHAKKQGKNKFQIFSDEMRTETQKLLLVKNELVQALEEQQFCLYFQPVIDLKTEKINGWEALVRWNHPQRGIILPNEFLPYLNDSPLLVKLEQYILNKACCHFGEWLQQYELARNSTFSVNLSSQFLNDSSCISLLQNCLANARLSPSALIVELVESSLIANISIIKNKLLQIRAMGIQIALDDFGTGFSSLSHLHEFPIDIIKIDRSFIWSLSHANEIENSNNIVKVILSIATQLELTTVAEGVETFEQLEFLRNHGCNSAQGYLFSHPLSVEDASIILKYPEVLVSD is encoded by the coding sequence ATGGTTGAAGAAAATATCGAGTTCCCTGATCGGCAAAACCAATTCTATGTAATTGGGATTGGTGCTTCAGCCGGAGGAATGCACGCAATTCAAGAATTTTTAACAGATTTATACCCTGACATACAAGCTGCATTCGTGATAGTTCAACATCTGTCGCCTAATTTTAAACATTTAATGACAGAAGTACTTCAAAGATCTACCTCGATACCCGTCTATGAAGTTACCCAGGGAATGAGTATATCTCCCAACACTATCTATCTGATTCCCCCGGGTAAGAGTCTCACTATAGAAGATAATCATTTATATATATTAGATGTTGCTGCTACTGGCATTAAATATCCTATCAATATTCTTTTTCAATCGATGGCTATTCAATATAAAGAAAAAAGCGTGGGAATACTTTTTTCTGGAACAGGACGTGATGGTACAGAAGGACTGAGTGCGATCGGCTTAGTTGGAGGACTAGCTTTAATTCAATCGTTAGAAACAGCAGAATTCACCGATATGCCAGAAAATGCCCTCAAGACAGGATTAGTAGATGAAATATTATCTCCTGCTGAGTTAGCACAAACTATTTTTGATTTAGTAAATATTGGCTATAGCCGTTCAGGTAACGATAGTTTGAATCCAAATTGGATTGACCCTAATCATTTTCAACAGGTGTTAAAGTTACTCTCAAGAAAAGAAAAAACCGATTTTACTTACTACAAAACTCCTACTCTGATTCGACGGATTTATCATCGTTGCATCATTACTAACTCCAAGGATTTAGACAATTACATCGCACTGCTTAATGCATCTGCTACTGAAAGACAAAATCTACGCCATTATCTCTTAATAGGTGCTACTAGGTTTTTTAGGGATGAAAAAGCGTGGGAATTTTTAGAAACCACAGTTATTCCTGAATTAATCGCACAAGTAGAATCAGAAAAACAGCTTCGCATCTGGGTAACCGCTTGTTCAACTGGAGAAGAAGCTTATTCTATGGCGATCATCATCGATGAAGTGATTAAAAAGCTGAACAAATCCATCAATGTCAAAATTTTTGCTACTGATATAGATAGCGATTACTTGGAAATTGCTATGAAGGGAATTTATCCAGAAAGCATTAATCTTAATATATCCCCTGAAAGATTGTCTAATTATTTTACTAAAAAAGATAATTGCTACATAGTAAAGCGAGAACTGCGTAAAAAATTGATTTTTGCTCTCCATGATTTAAGCAAAAATCCGGGTTTTTCTCATATGAATCTGATTAGTTGTCGTAATGTCTTAATCTATATGCAGCCACAACTACAGGAACAGGTATTGCAACTACTGGATTTTTCCCTAAATCAAGCCGGTATTCTTTTTCTCGGAAGTGCTGAGGTTTTGGGTGAGTTTAACCAAAATTATCAAATATTAGATCGCCGTTGGAAGATTTATCAAAAAAACCAGAAATCACAATCTACTTCACTCTCAACGGAGATCCCTTTGCCAACTAGACCCATTATTGTGGCTTCTAAGCTTAACAAAAAATCGGTTCAACAAGAAAGATTAATTAATCAAGTTTTTAATCTTTATTTTCAAGATCGCCTAGCTACGATTATTCTGGTTAATCAAAAACATAAATTAGAACAGGTATTATTAAATACTGCTAATTTACTGATATTTCCTATCGGGACGATTGATATAGAGATAACCTCTATGGTAAAGCCTACACTTCAATTACCACTTATTAGCGCTTTAAATCGTGCCAAAACTAATTCTATAGTACAATACCATAATATTGTCCTTTCAGAACAAGAACATGAGCTTAATCTTAATCTTAAAATATTTCACGATAATACTAAAACTAATAATTTATACTTAATCATAATAGAAGTAGAATCTACTAGGGATAATTTGTTACCGGAAGTTATCAACTTCTCTGCTCAGACAGAAGCCTCTGAATATATACAATTCTTGGAAAGAGAACTAAGGGAAAGTAAAGAAATTTTACAAGCTACCATTGAAGAATTAGAAGCTATTAATCAAGAACAACAAGCAACTAATGAAGAACTACTAGCATCTAATGAAGAACAACAAGCAACTAATGAGGAACTACAATCTGCTAATGAAGAACTCTATACTATTAATAACGAATATCAATTAAAAATAGAAGAACTAATCGAGCTCAATAACGATGTAGATAATTTACTTAAAAGTATTAATATAGGGGTAATTTTTCTTGATAAAAACCTAAATATTCGTAAATTTAATCGCGCAGTAAAGCGAATAATCAATCTGAGAATCACTGATATTGGACGCCCCATCTCCGAACTATCTCTTAATCTTGATTGTCCTAACTTCTTGGAATTATTACAACAACAATTAGGAACAGAAGAATCTTTTGAACAGGAAGTTATTAATGAAATTACAAAAGATACCTTTTTGTTTCGCCTGAGTTCTTATGCTAAGGATAATAATATAATTGAGGGAGTTGTTTTAACTTTTGTAAATATTAATCAGTTAAAAGCTATACAAAAAACTCTTCATTATCAAGCTTTACACGATAGTTTGACAAAGTTACCAAATCGTGGGTTTTTGCTGGAGATGTTAAATAAAGCAATTGTCGCTAAAGATAATCAATCTTCTATATTTCTAGCTATTTTATATATAGATTTAGATAGTTTTAAGGAAATTAATGACAGTTTAGGCCATAAAATAGGAGATATGGTATTAATTAAATTTTCTAAAGAAATACAAAAATCTCTTCGCAATAATGATACATTATCTCGCGTAGGAGGAGATGAGTTTGTCATTCTTGTAGATGAAATCAGTGACGAACAAGAAGCATATGCTATGACCGAAAGAATTTATCAAAGTTTATCAAATAAATGGGAAATATCATCACATAACATTTCTATTTCTGCCAGTATAGGTATTGCTTTTTATCATCATGAGGATAAATTCAAAAATAGCCCAGATATTTTAATAGACAACGCCGATATAGCGATGTACCATGCTAAAAAACAAGGTAAAAATAAATTTCAGATTTTCTCAGACGAGATGCGAACAGAAACACAAAAATTGTTGTTAGTTAAAAATGAATTAGTACAAGCATTAGAGGAACAACAGTTTTGTCTCTATTTTCAACCAGTAATTGATCTAAAAACAGAAAAAATAAATGGCTGGGAAGCTTTAGTCCGGTGGAATCATCCTCAAAGAGGAATTATTCTACCGAATGAATTTTTACCTTATCTTAACGACTCCCCTCTGCTGGTAAAATTAGAACAATATATTTTAAATAAAGCCTGTTGTCATTTTGGAGAATGGCTTCAACAATATGAGCTTGCTAGAAATAGTACTTTTAGTGTTAATTTATCTTCCCAATTTTTAAATGATTCTTCCTGTATATCATTATTGCAAAACTGTTTGGCAAATGCGAGATTATCACCATCGGCTTTAATTGTAGAACTTGTAGAAAGTTCTTTAATCGCAAATATTAGTATAATAAAAAATAAGTTACTCCAGATCCGAGCAATGGGCATCCAGATCGCTTTAGATGACTTTGGAACAGGATTTTCTTCTTTATCTCATCTCCATGAGTTTCCGATTGATATTATTAAAATAGATCGCTCTTTTATCTGGTCTTTAAGTCATGCTAATGAAATTGAAAACTCAAATAATATTGTCAAAGTTATTTTGTCAATCGCTACTCAACTAGAGTTAACAACCGTCGCTGAAGGTGTAGAAACTTTTGAACAATTAGAGTTTCTGCGAAATCATGGCTGCAATTCCGCTCAAGGATATCTTTTTTCTCATCCTCTATCGGTTGAAGATGCTTCAATTATTTTGAAATATCCAGAAGTCTTAGTATCAGATTGA
- a CDS encoding M15 family metallopeptidase, which produces MPFPVLKPYHHIPIIESGEPLVPIPLDLFAVESPHPYQKLGADYGDQSPYCLRQSLIEALIIAQQQLQKRSPYRLLIFDAYRPVAVQQFMVDYTFQSCLESQGLTSAELSPTAREAIYQQVYQIWAPPSFDPHTPPPHSTGGAVDITLWELQGQPVDLGGAIDELSPRSHPDYYSNNSDPGSRIYHRRRQLLNQVMCNTGFLRHPAEWWHFCLGDQMWSWLENKPFARYGRV; this is translated from the coding sequence ATGCCTTTCCCTGTGCTTAAACCCTATCACCATATCCCCATCATCGAATCTGGTGAACCTCTGGTTCCTATTCCTCTAGATTTATTTGCGGTTGAGTCTCCTCATCCCTATCAAAAACTTGGGGCTGACTATGGCGATCAATCTCCCTATTGTTTGCGCCAAAGTTTGATAGAAGCCCTAATTATCGCTCAACAACAGTTACAAAAAAGATCCCCTTACCGTCTGCTGATTTTTGACGCCTATCGACCCGTTGCGGTACAGCAATTTATGGTTGATTATACTTTTCAATCTTGTCTAGAATCCCAGGGTTTAACCTCAGCAGAGTTATCTCCTACCGCAAGAGAAGCTATCTATCAACAAGTTTACCAGATTTGGGCTCCTCCTAGCTTTGACCCTCATACCCCTCCTCCCCATAGTACAGGTGGTGCAGTAGATATTACTCTCTGGGAGCTTCAAGGTCAACCTGTAGATTTAGGAGGGGCGATCGATGAACTTTCCCCTCGTTCTCATCCTGATTACTATAGTAATAATTCTGACCCAGGATCGAGGATCTATCACCGGAGACGTCAACTACTCAATCAAGTTATGTGTAACACTGGATTTCTGCGTCATCCTGCGGAATGGTGGCATTTTTGTCTGGGAGATCAAATGTGGTCTTGGTTGGAAAATAAGCCCTTTGCTCGTTACGGTAGGGTTTAA
- a CDS encoding NYN domain-containing protein encodes MTTNNLMIINSICNAVYRILFLIKKNHPNWLKEKFRDYPWQDLNFQNNFKHKLKTKLEVVENKDELVNKVIDLFYQIVYPSFFTSVYFEEFIDNLKKNNYLNNHFDTYHFANSNQNISFALAILLLDTENLYIDINSEKILARVCIYPIKLKFAFGNWRSLGKKDVEFYERGYELFHVPPGKNSADLKMISFGSSIWLNYPNAKEVLICSSDGDLNHLSTTLQHHGITVYKVSRRSDELIVVNSQTTQIKTFCLAQIPEFPSFEDCLDELKLMIRTEQQRTEKNWIKLARLQQMFKKKFQLNLQEIIEYHYPDKTLEEVLLNSEQKIVVYKENADNHLYLTLFSEQSEQKAAIKDLLTLDTPANLEGALLQIIQQLTPESEQKYVAMSQVASEFQKKYKLSITQVMEKLQLGKKFAKLIQSYDSLKVKKEANVYYIALV; translated from the coding sequence ATGACGACTAACAATTTAATGATCATTAATTCTATCTGTAACGCAGTATATCGTATACTGTTTTTAATCAAGAAAAATCATCCCAACTGGCTCAAAGAAAAGTTTAGAGATTATCCTTGGCAAGATCTTAATTTTCAAAATAATTTTAAACACAAACTAAAAACTAAATTAGAAGTTGTAGAAAACAAAGATGAGTTGGTAAATAAAGTCATTGACCTATTCTATCAAATTGTTTACCCGTCTTTTTTTACTTCTGTTTATTTTGAAGAATTTATTGACAACCTCAAAAAAAATAATTATTTAAACAATCATTTCGATACTTATCATTTTGCAAATTCTAATCAAAATATTAGCTTTGCTCTAGCCATATTATTATTAGACACAGAAAATTTATACATAGATATCAATAGCGAAAAAATTTTAGCTAGAGTTTGCATTTATCCGATTAAGCTTAAATTTGCCTTTGGTAATTGGCGTAGTTTAGGTAAAAAAGACGTAGAATTTTACGAAAGAGGCTATGAATTATTTCATGTTCCACCTGGTAAAAATAGCGCAGATTTAAAAATGATATCCTTCGGTTCATCAATTTGGCTAAATTATCCCAATGCTAAAGAGGTGTTAATCTGTTCTTCTGATGGAGATTTAAATCATTTATCCACCACATTACAGCACCATGGCATAACAGTTTACAAAGTTTCTCGTCGTAGCGATGAACTAATAGTAGTTAACAGTCAAACCACGCAAATAAAAACATTTTGCTTAGCTCAAATTCCGGAGTTTCCTAGTTTTGAAGACTGTCTCGATGAGCTTAAGCTAATGATTCGAACTGAACAACAGCGTACGGAAAAAAACTGGATTAAACTGGCACGATTACAACAAATGTTCAAGAAAAAGTTTCAATTAAATCTACAAGAAATAATCGAGTATCATTATCCAGATAAAACCCTGGAAGAAGTTTTATTGAATTCTGAGCAGAAAATAGTGGTTTATAAGGAGAATGCAGATAATCACTTGTATTTAACCCTATTTAGCGAGCAATCTGAGCAAAAAGCAGCAATAAAGGATTTATTAACCCTAGACACTCCGGCTAATTTAGAAGGTGCTTTGCTGCAAATCATTCAGCAGTTAACCCCAGAATCAGAACAAAAATACGTAGCCATGAGTCAAGTAGCTAGTGAGTTTCAAAAAAAGTACAAGCTCTCAATTACTCAGGTGATGGAAAAACTACAATTAGGTAAAAAATTTGCCAAATTAATTCAGTCTTACGACTCATTAAAAGTCAAAAAAGAAGCGAATGTCTACTATATAGCCCTAGTTTAA
- a CDS encoding type II toxin-antitoxin system mRNA interferase toxin, RelE/StbE family — MAYQIVWSSQAIEDIDAIAIYIARDSPSYAAAIVRKLIDEIRQLKNHPMMGKTVFEFEEPSIKEVWTYSYRVIYQVHEETITIATVVHGKALLSLEG, encoded by the coding sequence ATGGCTTATCAGATAGTTTGGTCCTCTCAGGCAATTGAAGATATTGACGCGATCGCTATTTACATTGCCCGTGATTCACCGTCTTATGCTGCGGCTATCGTGAGGAAACTCATCGACGAAATTAGACAGTTGAAGAATCATCCGATGATGGGTAAAACCGTTTTTGAGTTTGAAGAACCGAGTATTAAAGAGGTATGGACTTATAGTTATCGAGTTATTTATCAAGTCCATGAAGAAACCATTACTATAGCCACCGTAGTTCACGGTAAAGCCTTGCTCAGTTTAGAGGGATAA
- a CDS encoding pyridoxal phosphate-dependent aminotransferase, with protein MQFAKRLEQIPPYLFAELDRQRDELISKGVDIINMGVGDPDQPTPEHVVTAMHQGIDDPSTHNYPPYQGTKEYRQAAATWMAKRFGVKDLDPNTEIVSSIGSKEAIHNLFLAFVEPGDYTLIPDPGYPVYRTSTIFAGGESYTMPLVAANSFLPDLSAIPEKIAQKAKLLWINYPNNPTGAIATREFFAELVDFCRKYNILLCHDHAYSEMAFDGYQPPSILEIPGAKDIAIEFHSTSKSYNMTGWRVGFVVGNATGIKGLSQVKTNVDSGVFKAIQRAAIAAFQTPDKDLTALMSVYQRRRDIIVSGLQSLGWPLQAPKATLYVWAPVPPGYTSTEFVGLLLEKCGILVPPGNGYGKAGEGFFRIALTVPDERMKEAIERIKNAGITFEKV; from the coding sequence ATGCAATTTGCCAAACGCTTAGAGCAAATCCCCCCCTATTTATTTGCAGAATTAGATCGTCAACGAGATGAATTAATTAGCAAGGGAGTTGATATTATCAATATGGGAGTAGGAGATCCCGACCAGCCAACACCAGAACACGTCGTCACAGCGATGCATCAGGGTATAGACGATCCCTCAACCCATAATTATCCCCCTTACCAAGGGACTAAAGAATACCGCCAAGCCGCAGCAACTTGGATGGCAAAACGCTTTGGTGTCAAAGATTTAGATCCCAATACGGAAATAGTATCTTCTATCGGTTCAAAAGAAGCGATTCATAACCTTTTTTTAGCTTTTGTGGAACCGGGGGACTATACGCTCATTCCTGATCCAGGCTACCCAGTGTATCGCACCTCGACGATTTTTGCCGGGGGCGAATCCTACACTATGCCCCTAGTAGCAGCTAATAGCTTTTTGCCAGATTTAAGCGCTATACCTGAGAAAATTGCCCAAAAAGCTAAACTGTTGTGGATTAATTACCCCAATAACCCCACCGGAGCGATCGCCACCAGAGAGTTTTTTGCTGAGTTAGTAGATTTTTGCCGTAAGTATAATATCTTACTCTGTCATGATCATGCCTACTCTGAGATGGCTTTTGATGGTTATCAACCTCCGAGTATTCTAGAGATTCCTGGCGCCAAAGACATAGCCATCGAATTTCACAGTACCTCTAAATCCTATAATATGACGGGTTGGCGCGTGGGTTTTGTTGTTGGTAACGCCACAGGCATCAAAGGTCTAAGCCAAGTTAAAACTAACGTAGATTCTGGAGTATTCAAGGCGATTCAACGAGCAGCGATCGCGGCTTTCCAAACTCCAGACAAGGATCTAACTGCACTGATGTCCGTCTATCAGCGTCGTCGTGATATCATCGTCTCGGGGTTACAATCTTTGGGATGGCCACTGCAAGCTCCTAAAGCAACTCTCTACGTTTGGGCTCCTGTCCCTCCTGGCTATACTTCTACCGAATTCGTCGGTTTACTACTCGAAAAATGCGGTATTCTCGTTCCCCCAGGTAACGGCTATGGCAAGGCAGGCGAAGGTTTCTTTCGCATTGCTCTTACAGTACCAGATGAACGCATGAAAGAAGCGATCGAGCGCATCAAAAACGCGGGAATAACTTTTGAAAAGGTCTAA
- a CDS encoding STAS domain-containing protein — translation MRSNLNRPGFSVLEPEGYLCAANAQSFQQKLTQSVSCESYGTIIVDMTKVEFLDSAGLMSILSGYRLARNLGKRFSICSLTPGVKMIFELTQLDRALDIFESFSEFESALVAT, via the coding sequence ATGAGGAGTAATTTAAATAGACCCGGTTTTTCAGTTTTAGAACCAGAAGGATATCTTTGCGCCGCTAACGCTCAATCTTTCCAACAAAAACTGACTCAGTCGGTGTCTTGTGAAAGCTACGGAACAATTATAGTAGATATGACTAAAGTAGAATTCTTAGACAGCGCCGGTTTGATGTCTATACTGTCTGGTTATCGCCTAGCTAGAAATCTAGGTAAACGCTTCAGTATTTGCTCTCTGACACCAGGCGTGAAAATGATTTTCGAATTAACCCAGTTAGATAGGGCTCTAGATATCTTTGAAAGTTTCTCTGAATTTGAGTCAGCTCTAGTTGCAACTTGA
- a CDS encoding long-chain fatty acid--CoA ligase codes for MSRATVTPNYTDIQSLDAIWSIAAADFQDQIALRDPHSKPEVNLTYQDLNSQIKRFGAGLQVLGVTEGQKVALIADNSPRWFIADQGIMTAGGVDVVRSSQAEKQELIYIIKDSDSTALVVENQKTLEKLRSDLEDLPIALIILLSEEAVSENESLKVLNFSQLMELGSQSTLTPVSRNRASLATLIYTSGTTGKPKGVMLSHGNLLHQVNNLNTIIQPEPGDKVLSILPSWHSYERAAEYYILSQGCTQIYTNIRNFKQDLQKHQPNFMIGVPRLWESIYEGIQKQLREQPQKRQKLVKTCLEISESYILARRIAQGLSLEHLEANWSDRLKAGIKATALAPLHQIADRLVYRKIRNGVGGNLRFLISGGGSLAMHLENFYEVVGIPILVGYGLTETSPVTNARQIEHNLRGSAGKPLPETEIRIVDLETKQDLPKKKRGLVLLRGPQVMQGYYHQPEATAKAIDASGWFDTGDIGWLTCDQDLVLTGRAKDTIVLTNGENIEPQPIEDACLRSPYIEQIMLVGQDQRALGALIVPNLEALQQWAIASGLNLDFSTPGTQALNDAATQELFRRELNREVQNRPGYRSDDRIGAFAFVLEPFSLDNGMMTQTLKIKRPLVTQHYHDLIQSLFN; via the coding sequence ATGAGTCGAGCTACCGTCACCCCCAACTACACTGATATTCAATCCCTGGACGCTATTTGGAGCATAGCTGCGGCTGATTTTCAAGACCAAATCGCCTTGAGGGATCCCCACAGTAAACCGGAGGTAAACTTAACCTATCAAGATTTAAACTCCCAAATAAAGAGGTTTGGAGCTGGTCTCCAAGTCCTTGGGGTAACTGAGGGTCAAAAAGTCGCTCTGATCGCTGATAACAGCCCGCGCTGGTTCATAGCAGATCAGGGAATTATGACAGCAGGGGGGGTGGATGTAGTTCGCTCCAGTCAAGCGGAAAAACAGGAATTAATCTACATCATCAAAGATAGCGATAGTACAGCTCTAGTGGTGGAGAACCAGAAAACCCTAGAGAAATTACGCTCAGATTTAGAAGATTTACCTATAGCTTTAATAATCTTGCTCTCAGAGGAAGCGGTAAGTGAGAATGAGTCTTTAAAAGTCTTGAATTTTTCCCAACTGATGGAATTGGGATCTCAATCTACTCTAACTCCAGTCTCACGAAATCGCGCTAGTTTAGCCACACTGATATATACCTCGGGAACGACAGGTAAGCCGAAGGGTGTGATGCTATCCCACGGTAATCTCTTGCATCAAGTCAATAACCTTAATACGATTATTCAACCTGAGCCGGGGGATAAGGTATTGAGTATCTTGCCTAGTTGGCATTCCTATGAACGCGCCGCTGAGTATTATATTTTATCCCAAGGCTGCACCCAGATCTACACGAATATCCGCAACTTTAAACAAGATTTGCAGAAACATCAACCGAACTTCATGATAGGGGTGCCGCGTCTGTGGGAATCGATTTATGAAGGAATACAGAAGCAATTGCGGGAACAGCCACAGAAAAGACAAAAACTGGTAAAAACTTGTTTGGAGATTTCTGAAAGCTACATATTAGCGCGCCGCATCGCACAGGGATTGAGCTTAGAACATCTAGAAGCAAATTGGAGCGATCGCCTTAAAGCGGGAATAAAAGCTACCGCGTTAGCGCCCCTACATCAAATAGCTGATCGCCTAGTCTATCGAAAAATTCGGAACGGTGTGGGAGGAAATCTACGATTTTTGATAAGTGGGGGAGGCTCTTTGGCGATGCACCTGGAGAATTTCTATGAAGTCGTGGGTATACCTATCCTAGTGGGATATGGACTGACGGAAACATCTCCAGTCACCAACGCTCGTCAGATAGAGCATAACCTGAGGGGATCCGCGGGAAAACCTCTACCTGAGACGGAAATTCGGATCGTTGATCTAGAAACTAAACAAGATTTACCCAAGAAAAAGCGAGGCTTAGTTTTACTACGTGGTCCTCAAGTTATGCAAGGGTACTATCATCAACCTGAAGCCACGGCTAAAGCGATCGATGCTTCGGGTTGGTTTGACACTGGAGATATAGGCTGGCTAACTTGTGATCAAGATCTAGTGCTCACCGGTAGGGCTAAAGATACGATAGTTTTGACTAATGGGGAAAATATCGAACCCCAACCCATCGAAGACGCCTGTTTACGTAGTCCCTATATCGAGCAAATTATGTTAGTGGGACAAGATCAGCGCGCTTTGGGGGCTTTAATCGTACCGAATTTAGAAGCTTTGCAACAGTGGGCTATAGCTTCTGGTTTGAATTTGGATTTTTCTACCCCTGGTACCCAAGCTTTAAATGATGCAGCTACTCAGGAGTTATTCCGTCGAGAATTAAATCGAGAAGTACAAAACCGCCCGGGTTATCGTTCTGATGATCGCATTGGGGCTTTTGCTTTTGTCCTCGAGCCATTTTCTTTAGACAATGGTATGATGACTCAAACTCTCAAGATCAAGCG